The DNA segment GCTACCCACCAACGCCGCAATAATGCTAAACCACACTTCCACCCGCAGCACAGTCATGAATTTGAAAAGTGATGTCTGTCGCACCGGTTTACGCATTACAATGGAAATGCCAGTTTGCTCAAAATACGGCGCTATGTAGTCAATAACTTCCTCACGTTCGGAGTACATTTTCAGCGCGGTAACAGCAAAGTCCGTCTCACCAGTAACCAGATCGCCCACAATGCCATCCCAGACATCGTTAACAACATCGCGACGACCAAACTCACCGGTAGCCGGTGGCACCAGCATGTAGCCGAAATTTAAACGCTCCGACAGCTTTTGTATAGAGTCAATGCAGAAACCCTCCCAAATCGGGTTGCCAAAAGAGTCGAGTATTAGTTCATCAGTTTTCGGATCACGTTTCATGTAATTCCATGGTATGGCCTGCAAGCAGTAATGGAAATACATAATTGTCTACCAATTTCGCTGTAAGGAATGTGGAACGTAGATACCTCCACAGTACCTATGCGAAAAAATCTTCGCGGCGGACTGATGGTCTCATTTATTTTGCGCAGATTATCATTTTGCCAAATAGCCAACTCGGTCACAGCATCGTGTTCGCTCGAGTAGAGATTTATATTGATCGTCGGTGTATAAGTGAGGCGTGGCACGTGATCGAATTCGTCGTCGGGAAAAGTGACATCGGTTGTAAAGTCCAAAAACTCACTCATCGGAAATTGttcgaaaatatcaaaattcgCTGTTCCGTTCTCAATGGGGCTTGTGGCATTGCATTCCATTACAAAAGACGGCAACCAATACAAATTGGCTTGTTTCAGTTCGATTAAGCCGCGTAAGATTTCCAAAATCATTGCGCGCTGAAACTGTACCGGAattataaactaaatattttcctAAGCATATAAAACGAGTTCAATGAATTTACCGAGAAGCCACTGAGGCAATATGTGTCCTTCATCCTTAGTGCCCTGCATAGTGTCTTCGGATTGATTGTGAATTTCGTCGCATAATCCACTTgcttcttaaatttaaagacacGATCTCGTGGATCCAAATAAACGAAATGCCATTCCCGTGGTCGTTCAAAGAAGTTGGCCTTTGAAATCTAAACGtgagaaatatataaattttagaaaaataagtaATCCTCTTTAGACTTACCCTATCAAAAATGCTGTTCATTGCTGTGCCGTCCGCAAATATTGCATAACACGAAGGCATAGGTCGGATTTTTCGTAGGCGCTTTATAAAATCTTGTTTATTATCAAATGCATTCATTATCAAACTGCGGAAGGGATAACCCTCGACGACTTGTATTATAGCTTCCTCAGTGTCCTAAATgttagaaaattgttttttgttttttttttataaataacctTTCTGAATATGCGTAAAAGCTGTGAAAACATACCCTAGCATTCTGAAAGATCATAATACATTCGTGTCCCGACTTTTGCAACACAAATtgtgaaaacattttaaaataaggtGCCAACATACGATCCACTCGTAGGAAAGGTATTTGATATGTTCTAAGTAGATCCAATCCTTCACGCCATATGTGGTAGGTAAAGTCGATAACTACCGATACGCCGTCCGTTGCGAGGTGTTCACAAACTGCATGAAATAGAGTTCAGCGGATAATTGCAATAAAAAGTGTTGGTTGGATTCTtaacaaatctttaaatttctaatatttttttttttaattttatacaggCTACAATTTTGCCTCTGAGTTGAAGCGTATATTTTGTAGTTTAGTTGTCTAGAACTTGATTGGATTAAAAATTTGGGTTATTCGTAATTTTAGGTATGGTAACACTGCATGAATGCAGATTGAAAATAGGAACAATTTACGATctgtgtttttcattttttaattctaacAGGCTCAAATTTTTGTCGTATATTTTCACAAGTTTATATCCGAAGCTGGTCGGAAAGTTATGGACTCTTTGGCTTTGTGGTGGAATagctttcaatttattttcacatttcagAAGACAAAGCGCCGTAGTGATTGCATTGACCTAATATATTCCCGCATAAATTTCAGGAAACTGCCATTCAGTTCTTCAATTGACaggataaatatttgtatccGATCCGGTTACGTAGATTCGTAGGTGGGAACGACATCAAAAGCTTCGTAGCCTTTTTATgtcattttgccaaaaattatcTATATTTTGGCCGCAGTTTCACATGCCTCGATAAGTCCGTTCCACGAATAAGCTTCATATTTAAGGAAGCCCAATTTAATAATTAGACTATAATACAAATCTTTCGTAAATTTTCAGGCTTCTTAAGATACATATACAAGAATTCTAAGTGTAAATTGTGGCTGCAGGACATTTTCTAGAGGAATTAGCTAGACTAGCCTAGTTTACACTATACCGCGACTATTGAAGAGGCTTTGAAATAAAGAAGGCTCTAAACGGCAGTATACTTCGGACTTAACCGCAATAAGTAGAAACGTttcgattaaaaaaatgtcactTTGCGCATCAttgattaaacaattttttaagggGCATGCCGAAATTTCGAtatctgaaataatttttgagttacagccttcTAAAATGTAGCCGCTCAGTTCAATCAGCTCAATTTGTCGTTTTTCACGAAATAGCATCCTTTGAATTCGCTGCAGTGATAACTCGAAGACAAACGATCCGATCTTCCTGTTCTGTACAATTCTACATACAATGATCTATCGGTTTTTTGACCAAACCAAATTTTTGGGAGACCGAAAATTacgtaaatttaataaaaaaaaatcaacttaaaaaaaaaaagtcgtcatttcgtccatttttgatttttttggtgatCATAGGTCATTGCACGGAGAATATGTATATCTGGTTCGCGGagaattttttagtttcaagTTTTATCCACGCAGAAGCTCGGAATCACTGCACCTTTTTTAAGTGCCATCGGAGATTTCATATAactaaaaaactatttatttctTCGTCGCGCCCAGCAAGCTCCGGAATTGTTCAGAGAGCTGGActtttgtgaccatatgtgatataggagggGACACAATAGACCtcaattaatttctatttatgtatttgatattttttcttgaaacatGTATAAGTATACCCACGAAATTGCAAATCAATCGATacatcagtttttttttttttaattcccaaaaatcTATCTTTTTCTAGGCTGTCACACTAGGTGTGCCTTTTAAGTCTTACTTCGATGCAATGAACTTAAGTCCACGTACGTTTTTCCATATTCTTTTCCTCTTTCTTTCTACCAACATTCGTTATAACCACGACATAATACTGTATCTTCGTCTCCAATTGCAAAGCTTCAATTTCTTTCACCGTACTTGCGACATCCAACTCGATGTCCGCCTGTAGTGGGTCAATCCAAAATGCTGAAGAAACAAAATTCGACATAAGACACTCATTTTACTcaaattcacaaaaacaaagcatttGCTGATATTTCGTACCGATTTTCAATTCGTTTGCGCAAACATAACCGAAAGTGAACAAAATCACAAGATTTTGTAGAAGCCACATTATGCCACAATTTCGAAACGTCCATTCACGGTGTGTTTGAAAAAACAACTGTTATGTGTGGCTTGTGCCATAACTGTGTCATATGCAATTCTTTAGCTTTGAGGAAATATAGCTTCAAAATTGCACCGGCTGACAAGTCAAGGCTGATGTataaattgcataataatttcgAGCAATTTGCATTGATTTgtgcacacacacccacacgtGACACTTCTCAATTATTTAAAGTCCTGACCAACTGAAGTGTGTTGCAAGCGAAACGGAAGATTGCAACGGAATTAGTGAGTAGCTTCGCAATGTGCGCTATTGATATATCCGTATAACAAGATGCTATGTAGATGTGTGACTGCGTGTGTAGAGTTATGAAAATTGCGCGCATAAAAATAAACCAATTATCGACATAAGCACGATTTTTGCgtctgtttttaaatataaaatcgatttattgGAACAATAATTATCTAAATTATTTAAGGATCAGACTTCAGAcatgaaaaaatcgaataaaacaagaaaatatcgCTTATCGTAAAATCTTATATGAAGAAGTGTAAGATTAGACTTTCTTCAGTCAGCTGTGGAACTTTTTATTAATCAATACTCAACTGTTGCAATGTATTGAGCTCAAGTTTGATTATCTGAAACGCCGTTTTCGAAAGCTCGTTACTTTTTCAAAGTTAATTTCGAAGAGAAAAGTCTAGATGTGCTCGaaagttctttaatttttttgaaattaatttcgaaGAGCAAAGTCTGGAGTAACTGGTAAAAGTGCTTGATCAATTTTGACccggaataaaatttaaaaaatttcataagaaAAGTCTAGATTAATTGATAAAAgcgctgatcaaatttgacccggaatAGAAAAACATTATCTGAAAAGCCATTTTGGAAAGTTCCTTATTTGTTCGTAGTTAATTTCGAAGAGAAAAGTCTAGATATGTTCGAAagttctttcatttttttcgaaattaatttcaaagtgAGAAATCTAGAGTAACACgcctgatcaaatttgacccagaATAAGAAAAAGCAAActacattttcacgtattttactAATACAAATCTTTTTTATCGCTTTCAAAATACAAGCATGCCAAAGCTTAAACAAGTTTGTCATACACTTCTTATAAGGCTCGACTAGAATGACCTTCAGTGAAGTGGTTCAGCAAATCTtgtttcgtgtttttttttattgttcgaCGTCGTATTGCAAAATATTCAGGTCTTTTGGTGCGAGTCTAGGCCTCCGGCAGAGACACTGAAATTGTACACTACTTCGTTTGCATTATTTTCAAGCTAAATCACTGCATCGCGGAATCTCCTTCTGGCAGGAGATTTGTGTGTCAGGCGAAACCGTTGAAAAATTGCGGCAGTGAGCACTATCACCGATAGATTATTGTTAAGAAGGTTGAATATTAGGCGGAATCTTCAGGTGGAACTCATTCACTCCAATAGCGACTATACCGGCTTTGAGCTCGCTGCCTATGCGCTCAGAACTAGTCAAGCAGTGCATGACCTCGTTAGCAATGGCATCAAAATTCCTCACTATTAGATTTGACCATTGCCGAAAACTGCACAGCCGATGAGCTTGCTTTTACCCTAATTTCTTGCGATAGAAAGCGagtcagtttttttatattctcttgCGCTCTAGCGCTGGAACCCAAAACGCCCAGAGTGAACCAGAAGAGGTCCCTGGCACTATTagtcgaatttttttttcatggtaAAATCACCAGACATCGTAAAGAAAATCGCAAACAAACTGCATTTGACACGTGGATATTAAATTTAGGATACTCATAAAAAAGCTTGTAGCAATCTAGGTTATTTACTCGAGCTTTAGGGTCGCCTGACGAcgccttttgttattgttattttcttctg comes from the Bactrocera neohumeralis isolate Rockhampton chromosome 2, APGP_CSIRO_Bneo_wtdbg2-racon-allhic-juicebox.fasta_v2, whole genome shotgun sequence genome and includes:
- the LOC126751770 gene encoding uncharacterized protein LOC126751770 isoform X1, coding for MWLLQNLVILFTFGYVCANELKIAFWIDPLQADIELDVASTVKEIEALQLETKIQYYVVVITNVGRKKEEKNMEKLCEHLATDGVSVVIDFTYHIWREGLDLLRTYQIPFLRVDRMLAPYFKMFSQFVLQKSGHECIMIFQNARDTEEAIIQVVEGYPFRSLIMNAFDNKQDFIKRLRKIRPMPSCYAIFADGTAMNSIFDRISKANFFERPREWHFVYLDPRDRVFKFKKQVDYATKFTINPKTLCRALRMKDTYCLSGFSFQRAMILEILRGLIELKQANLYWLPSFVMECNATSPIENGTANFDIFEQFPMSEFLDFTTDVTFPDDEFDHVPRLTYTPTININLYSSEHDAVTELAIWQNDNLRKINETISPPRRFFRIGTVEAIPWNYMKRDPKTDELILDSFGNPIWEGFCIDSIQKLSERLNFGYMLVPPATGEFGRRDVVNDVWDGIVGDLVTGETDFAVTALKMYSEREEVIDYIAPYFEQTGISIVMRKPVRQTSLFKFMTVLRVEVWFSIIAALVGSALMIWLLDKYSPYSYRNNRAAYQYPCREFTLRESFWFALTSFTPQGGGEAPKAVSGRIMVAAYWLFVVLMLATFTANLAAFLTVERMQTPVQSLEQLARQSRINYTVVEGSGTHQYFINMKFAEDTLYRMWKELTLNVTEDFQRYRIWDYPIKEQYGTILLAINGSEPVRNAKEGFRKVNEHENADFAFIHDSSEIKYELTRNCNLTEVGEVFAEQPYAIAIQQGSHFADELSYALLELQKDRFFEDLKAKYWNMSRIKACSVNEEQEGISLESLGGVFIATLFGLGLAMVTLVLEIIYYRRKYSTMQRFSEITKVKPASGTSIKQLLPKKKSKKRIAVWHTSTSKRDNSPEHKTPPPAFDAVKFRGKKVPPSITLGGQEFKPGRAGQRQLSESLDSAEYRNEGIPNRDDELPPYTE